The following coding sequences lie in one Bacillus rossius redtenbacheri isolate Brsri chromosome 13, Brsri_v3, whole genome shotgun sequence genomic window:
- the LOC134538188 gene encoding prostaglandin reductase 1-like has translation MVKARRFIFAKHFVGEPKEDDFRLAEEELRPLKDGEILVEAVWLSVDPYMRAYTVKRPVGTTMFGSQVARIVDSRSKAYPVGKLVVGHWGWLDKSIVDVEKQDFTGLPKPYIIPDFQGHPESLALGILGMPGNTAYFGFLEICRPRAGEVVVVTGAAGAVGSVVGQIAKIKGCKVIGFAGSDEKVKWLTSELGFDNAFNYKTEDIAGVLKTAAPNGVDCYFDNVGGKISSIIINHMNEFGRISVCGSISSYNADVSKMPEATILQPAFASKQLKMEGFLVTRWSDRWMEGINQLLKWIVEGKLKYHETVTEGFQNMPKALIKMLRGQNVGKAVVRA, from the exons ATGGTGAAAGCTAGACGTTTCATTTTCGCCAAACACTTTGTCGGTGAGCCGAAGGAGGATGATTTCAGGTTGGCTGAAGAAGAATTACGACCTCTTAAAGATGGCG AGATACTGGTCGAAGCAGTCTGGCTGAGCGTCGACCCCTACATGAG ggcaTATACAGTAAAACGTCCTGTTGGAACAACTATGTTCGGGTCTCAGGTTGCAAG AATCGTGGACAGTCGGAGCAAGGCCTACCCCGTGGGGAAGCTGGTGGTGGGGCACTGGGGCTGGCTGGATAAGTCCATCGTTGATGTGGAGAAGCAGGACTTTACGGGCTTGCCCAAACCGTACATCATTCCGGACTTCCAAGGCCACCCAGAGTCCCTCGCGCTGGGGATCCTAGGCATGCCAGG GAACACGGCGTACTTCGGCTTTCTGGAGATCTGCCGGCCGCGGGCGGGGGAGGTGgtggtggtgaccggcgcggcgGGGGCTGTGGGCAGCGTGGTCGGCCAGATCGCCAAGATCAAAG gttgtaAAGTGATAGGCTTCGCGGGAAGCGACGAGAAGGTGAAGTGGCTGACATCCGAACTGGGTTTTGATAACGCGTTCAACTACAAGACTGAAGACATCGCAGGCGTCCTGAAGACTGCTGCACCGAACGGCGTTGACTGTTACTTCGACAAC GTTGGAGGAAAAATCAGCAGCATCATAATCAACCACATGAACGAGTTTGGAAGGATTTCTGTCTGCGGCTCCATTTCCTCGTACAATGCAGATGTTTCGAAGATGCCTGAAG CCACGATCCTGCAGCCAGCCTTCGCCTCCAAGCAGCTGAAGATGGAAGGGTTCCTGGTGACGCGCTGGTCGGATCGGTGGATGGAAGGCATCAACCAGCTGCTCAAGTGGATCGTAGAG GGCAAGCTGAAGTACCACGAAACTGTGACGGAGGGTTTCCAGAACATGCCCAAGGCCCTCATCAAGATGCTGCGAGGGCAGAACGTCGGCAAGGCGGTGGTGAGAGCGTGA